One window from the genome of Candidatus Didemnitutus sp. encodes:
- a CDS encoding aminopeptidase, giving the protein MADPRYSQLAEVLTGFSTSLKKGERVLIDAFDIPDLFVVALVRAARTRGALPYVNIQRARITRELLQGAQAEQYQISADVELARMQKMEAYIAVRGSDNIFETSDVPSEKVQMVAKIMKPVLDHRVNKTKWVVLRWPSSAMAQQAGMSTEAFEDFYFRVCTFDYRRYGPGMKALTDLMNKTDRVQLKGPGTDLRFSIKGIGAVPCGGLRNIPDGEVFSCPVKDSVEGTISYNAPTVYLGTAFDNIKLTFKAGKIVDATSNNTKRLNEILDTDAGSRYIGEFAIGFNPHIQQPMRDILFDEKIAGSFHFTPGQAYEIGGNGNKSAVHWDMVCIQRPDYGGGEIWFDDKLVRKDGLFVPKALQKLNPDQLLKVK; this is encoded by the coding sequence ATGGCTGATCCCCGCTACTCGCAACTTGCCGAAGTTCTCACCGGTTTTTCCACGTCCCTGAAGAAGGGCGAGCGCGTGCTCATCGACGCGTTCGACATTCCCGATCTGTTCGTGGTGGCCCTCGTGCGCGCCGCCCGCACGCGCGGCGCGCTGCCTTACGTGAACATCCAGCGCGCGCGCATCACGCGCGAACTGCTCCAAGGCGCGCAGGCCGAGCAATACCAGATCTCCGCCGATGTGGAGCTCGCCCGGATGCAGAAGATGGAAGCCTACATCGCGGTGCGCGGTTCGGATAACATTTTCGAGACGTCGGACGTTCCCTCCGAGAAGGTCCAGATGGTCGCGAAGATCATGAAGCCCGTGCTCGACCACCGCGTGAACAAGACCAAGTGGGTCGTGCTCCGCTGGCCATCGTCCGCCATGGCGCAACAGGCGGGCATGAGCACCGAGGCGTTCGAGGATTTCTATTTCCGCGTCTGCACCTTCGACTACCGCCGCTATGGCCCGGGCATGAAGGCGCTCACGGATCTGATGAACAAGACCGACCGCGTGCAGCTCAAGGGCCCGGGCACCGATCTGCGCTTCTCGATCAAGGGCATCGGCGCCGTGCCGTGCGGCGGCTTGCGCAACATCCCCGATGGCGAGGTGTTCTCCTGCCCGGTGAAGGACAGCGTCGAAGGCACGATCAGCTACAACGCGCCGACCGTCTACCTCGGCACCGCGTTCGACAACATCAAGCTCACCTTCAAGGCCGGCAAGATCGTCGACGCCACGAGCAACAACACCAAGCGACTGAACGAGATTCTCGATACCGACGCCGGCTCGCGCTACATCGGCGAGTTCGCCATCGGCTTCAACCCGCACATCCAGCAACCGATGCGCGACATCCTGTTCGACGAAAAGATTGCCGGCTCGTTCCACTTCACGCCTGGCCAGGCCTACGAAATCGGCGGCAACGGCAACAAATCCGCCGTGCACTGGGACATGGTCTGCATCCAGCGTCCCGACTACGGCGGCGGCGAGATCTGGTTCGACGACAAACTCGTCCGTAAGGACGGCCTCTTCGTGCCGAAGGCGCTGCAGAAGCTGAATCCGGACCAGCTGCTCAAGGTGAAATGA
- a CDS encoding RluA family pseudouridine synthase — translation MTIHTHTVPEGARRGRIDKVLAAAFPAHSRVAFQRALEAGLVRVDGKVVAQSDDVRGGQMIEFSLPEVKPAELKPVDIPLDVVFEDKHLIVLNKPAGMVVHPGVGTGEDTAVHALLAHCEGELSGVGGVERPGIVHRIDKETTGLLVVAKNDAAHRALSDQFASRTLLKEYVALVSGVPKAMSGVIDRGIARHPVHRHRMTTGEGGRPARTDWVLLEKFGEAAAFLRCRIHTGRTHQIRVHLKSVGHPLLGDPTYGWKQNSAMPPVPRVMLHAEHLVLTHPISGKTLDLHAPLPADFEALLEALRKG, via the coding sequence TTGACCATCCATACCCACACCGTTCCCGAAGGCGCGCGCCGCGGACGCATCGACAAGGTGCTCGCGGCGGCTTTTCCCGCGCATAGCCGCGTTGCGTTTCAGCGCGCGCTCGAAGCGGGACTCGTGAGGGTCGACGGCAAGGTCGTGGCGCAGAGCGACGACGTGCGCGGCGGGCAGATGATCGAGTTTTCGTTGCCTGAGGTGAAGCCGGCTGAACTCAAACCGGTCGACATCCCGCTCGATGTCGTTTTCGAGGACAAGCACCTCATCGTGCTCAACAAACCGGCCGGCATGGTCGTGCATCCGGGCGTCGGCACCGGCGAGGATACCGCCGTCCACGCGCTGCTGGCGCATTGCGAAGGCGAGCTGAGCGGCGTCGGCGGCGTGGAGCGCCCCGGCATCGTGCACCGCATCGACAAGGAGACGACCGGCCTGCTCGTCGTGGCGAAGAACGACGCGGCGCACCGCGCGCTGTCGGATCAGTTCGCCTCGCGCACGTTGCTCAAGGAATACGTCGCGCTCGTCAGCGGCGTGCCGAAGGCGATGAGCGGCGTGATCGATCGCGGTATCGCGCGCCATCCCGTGCACCGCCATCGCATGACGACCGGCGAGGGCGGACGGCCGGCGCGGACGGATTGGGTCTTGTTGGAGAAGTTCGGCGAAGCGGCGGCATTCCTGCGCTGCCGCATCCACACGGGCCGCACACACCAGATCCGCGTGCACCTGAAATCGGTCGGTCACCCGCTGCTCGGCGATCCGACTTACGGCTGGAAACAGAATTCCGCGATGCCGCCGGTGCCGCGCGTAATGCTGCACGCCGAGCACCTCGTCCTGACGCATCCGATCAGCGGCAAGACGCTGGATTTGCACGCGCCGTTGCCGGCGGATTTCGAGGCGCTGCTGGAGGCCTTGCGAAAAGGATAG
- the rsmI gene encoding 16S rRNA (cytidine(1402)-2'-O)-methyltransferase: MTTPAENTSLVPQPGHLYVVATPIGNLADITDRARAILAGVNVIACEDTRTTGVLLHRLGLHKELVPYHEHNETEAADRLADLVGLGKSVAVVSDAGTPALSDPGFRVVRACRRRNLPVVPVPGASALTAVLSAAGLPTNGFLFAGFLPPKSAARIAFLQKHRDFDYTIALYESCHRIDKFAAEIVEHLGPDRVICIAKEITKLHETFLIGLAADVQARLMKGSLKGEFVVLIAPKDFTP; encoded by the coding sequence ATGACCACTCCGGCTGAAAACACCTCGCTCGTCCCCCAGCCCGGCCACCTCTACGTGGTCGCTACGCCGATCGGCAACCTCGCCGACATCACGGACCGCGCCCGAGCCATCCTCGCCGGCGTCAACGTCATCGCCTGCGAAGACACGCGCACCACTGGCGTCCTGCTGCATCGCCTCGGCCTGCACAAGGAACTGGTCCCCTATCACGAGCACAACGAGACCGAAGCCGCCGACCGCCTCGCCGACCTCGTTGGCCTCGGCAAATCCGTCGCCGTCGTCAGCGACGCCGGCACACCCGCGCTGAGCGATCCCGGCTTCCGCGTCGTCCGCGCCTGCCGCCGCCGCAATCTCCCGGTCGTCCCCGTTCCCGGCGCCAGCGCGCTCACCGCCGTGCTCAGCGCCGCCGGCCTGCCGACCAACGGCTTCCTTTTCGCCGGCTTCCTGCCCCCCAAATCCGCCGCACGCATCGCGTTTCTCCAAAAGCACCGCGACTTCGACTACACGATCGCGCTCTACGAAAGCTGCCACCGCATCGACAAATTCGCCGCCGAGATCGTCGAGCACCTCGGCCCCGACCGCGTGATCTGCATCGCGAAGGAGATCACCAAACTCCACGAAACCTTCCTCATCGGTCTCGCTGCCGACGTGCAGGCCCGCCTAATGAAAGGCAGCCTGAAGGGCGAGTTCGTCGTCCTGATCGCACCGAAGGACTTCACGCCGTAA
- a CDS encoding adenosine deaminase — translation MSESLREFIQSLPKTETHLHLEGALPLELLQRVRPEFVGRTPASWAPDFKFADFAHFERELLDMAFSWFTSPERYHEAAKLIFARHVAQNVRYVETSFASGGIEFLGFDGRVVLEAIRAAVPAGLEVRIFLGIHHDGAGDKMRAVLEDALSWPGLAGIDLHGFEDKPVEPWTAEYWAAARRAGKYTKAHAGEFMGADFVRLILDELNPHRIEHGVRAVEDAALVARLAREGIGLDVCPISNHKLMPGVTLATHPIRALFDAGVKVTVSTDDPISFGNTLTDDYVALAEHRGFTCRELAQVARHGFELALLPDAQKGPHLAQLDALATQLWA, via the coding sequence ATGTCTGAATCGCTGCGCGAGTTCATCCAATCGCTCCCGAAAACGGAGACGCACCTCCACCTCGAAGGCGCGCTGCCGCTCGAGTTGCTCCAGCGCGTGCGACCGGAGTTCGTCGGTCGCACGCCGGCGTCGTGGGCGCCGGATTTCAAGTTCGCCGACTTCGCGCATTTCGAGCGCGAGCTGCTCGACATGGCGTTCTCTTGGTTCACGTCGCCGGAGCGTTACCACGAGGCCGCGAAACTAATCTTCGCGCGCCACGTCGCGCAGAACGTCCGCTACGTCGAGACGAGCTTCGCGTCCGGCGGCATCGAGTTCCTCGGCTTCGATGGCCGCGTCGTGTTGGAGGCGATTCGCGCCGCGGTGCCCGCCGGACTCGAGGTGCGGATTTTCCTCGGCATCCACCATGACGGTGCGGGCGACAAAATGCGTGCAGTGCTCGAAGACGCGCTCAGCTGGCCCGGCCTCGCCGGCATCGATCTGCACGGCTTCGAAGACAAGCCGGTCGAACCGTGGACGGCAGAGTATTGGGCCGCCGCGCGGCGCGCCGGCAAATACACCAAGGCGCACGCGGGCGAGTTCATGGGCGCGGACTTCGTGCGCCTCATCCTCGACGAGCTGAATCCACACCGCATCGAGCACGGCGTGCGCGCCGTGGAGGACGCTGCGCTCGTCGCGCGCCTCGCACGCGAGGGCATCGGCCTTGATGTCTGCCCGATCAGCAATCACAAGCTCATGCCCGGCGTCACACTCGCCACGCATCCGATCCGTGCGCTGTTCGACGCCGGCGTAAAAGTCACGGTCAGCACCGACGACCCGATCTCCTTCGGCAATACACTCACCGACGACTACGTCGCCCTGGCCGAACACCGCGGTTTCACCTGTCGAGAACTCGCGCAGGTCGCGCGGCATGGCTTCGAACTGGCTTTGCTGCCCGACGCGCAGAAAGGGCCGCACCTTGCGCAACTGGACGCGCTCGCGACCCAGCTTTGGGCGTAA
- a CDS encoding phosphatase, whose protein sequence is MCVLLCSSVVNSPPVAVIDIGSNSIKVLVAARAADGGLDVLKHESLDARISAGISAATPRLSEEGMTRGLAAIQELLTLAAPYSPARTLLVATSAVRDAANGSEFRARVRTATGHEIRILTGREEANGIGRGLTADPALAALRDFYVFDLGGGSLECLEFRNREIQQELSLQLGCVRLTEKFVRDTSAPFSTESRALIMAHVAATLDSSGFRLGATRCAIGTGGTVATIRKILGARRGIEAEQTESIVTLAEIRALLDFLAALPLAERQGVAGLPATRADVFPTALATIIAVAEAGGFTEFHHSFYNLRYGLAAELLLTP, encoded by the coding sequence ATCTGCGTCCTTCTGTGTTCATCTGTGGTTAACTCTCCTCCAGTCGCCGTCATCGATATCGGCAGCAACTCCATCAAGGTGCTCGTCGCCGCGCGCGCCGCAGACGGCGGGCTCGATGTGCTGAAACACGAATCGCTCGACGCGCGCATCAGCGCCGGTATCAGCGCCGCCACGCCGCGCCTGAGCGAGGAAGGCATGACGCGCGGCCTCGCCGCCATCCAAGAACTGCTCACGCTCGCCGCGCCTTACTCTCCCGCGCGCACGCTGCTCGTCGCGACCAGCGCCGTGCGCGACGCCGCCAACGGCTCCGAGTTCCGCGCGCGCGTCCGCACGGCGACCGGTCACGAGATCCGCATTCTCACCGGACGCGAAGAGGCGAACGGCATCGGCCGTGGCCTCACTGCCGACCCCGCGCTCGCCGCCCTGCGTGACTTCTATGTCTTCGATCTCGGCGGCGGCTCGCTCGAGTGCCTCGAGTTCCGCAACCGCGAAATCCAACAGGAACTCAGCCTCCAACTCGGCTGCGTGCGCCTGACCGAAAAATTCGTGCGCGACACCTCCGCGCCCTTCTCGACGGAAAGCCGCGCCCTGATCATGGCCCACGTTGCGGCCACCTTGGACTCCTCGGGCTTCCGCCTCGGTGCGACTCGCTGCGCCATCGGCACCGGTGGCACGGTCGCCACGATCCGCAAAATCCTCGGCGCCCGCCGTGGTATCGAGGCGGAGCAAACCGAGTCCATCGTCACGCTCGCCGAAATCCGCGCTCTGCTCGACTTCTTGGCTGCGCTCCCGCTCGCCGAGCGGCAAGGCGTCGCCGGCCTGCCCGCCACACGCGCCGACGTTTTTCCCACCGCGCTCGCCACAATCATCGCGGTCGCCGAAGCCGGCGGCTTCACGGAGTTCCACCACAGTTTCTACAACCTCCGCTACGGTCTCGCCGCGGAGCTGCTCCTGACGCCCTGA
- a CDS encoding DNA topoisomerase 3 has product MKSLIIAEKPSVAADIARALGKVPKHGDHYENDEYVISSAVGHVVELQMPEDIDKKKYGFWRLETLPIIPEKFELKPIESSKDRYNLLKKLIARKDIKEVINACDAGREGELIFKNLALLAKNKHPVKRLWLSSMTNEGIREAFLHLRDDAEMQGLADAARCRSESDWLIGINGTRAITKRMFGSRAGNVASVGRVQTPTLALVYARELEIRNFKPRGYWRVTAKFGIAKGEYEGTYQRPDFKKSDDEHDRIDRLWEKAKAEAIVAACAGQPLAAVSEEKKASSQIAPRLYDLTTLQREANGRYGFPAKRTLQIAQALYEKHKMITYPRTDSRALPEDYLPVVRRTLQNLHGALAPHAHKALEQGYVQFNKRIFNNAQVSDHFAIIPTEHEAKHLDEAEAKIFDMIARRFVSAFFPAAEFDVTTRTSTVAGHNFKTEGKVLTVPGWLEVYGKSTVDEDSPDSKALPAMSADDAGKAKTLSTELHEEATRPPPRYTEATLLSAMETAGKLVDDDELAEAMKERGLGTPATRADTIDGLIYQKYLDRNQRELVPSAKAEQLIQFLSAVKAEDITSPAMTGEWEFNLRQMEHGKFPREKFMAEIVKETKGIVERVKGFEEDDSIARETDIPSPTDGKPLRETLRGYKSQDGELMIYKVIGGRRMEEHEVKELVSTGKVGPLDGFISAKTRNRFSALLKLNQVEEEEKDGTKTKKWKTEFDFGDKADISGLTPFWTHPETGAELCENGSSFILRERDPAAEGGWKQTFRLGRILCQKPITHEMAIDLISKGKTGLIQGFISKKGRPFDAFLKHEGARIAWEFPPRAPKLDKDGKPIERKARAKVDLSKAAVLGKSPAHDGGELVELGEAYYVRKPEQDNRQVFKLAKKLCEHDIAPAVVQKLLADGKSDLIEGFVSKRGNKFSAYLVLSAKKDKAEFEFPPR; this is encoded by the coding sequence ATGAAGTCCCTCATCATCGCCGAGAAGCCGTCCGTGGCTGCTGACATCGCCCGCGCTCTCGGCAAAGTTCCCAAGCACGGCGACCACTACGAGAACGACGAATACGTCATCTCCTCCGCCGTCGGCCACGTCGTGGAACTCCAGATGCCCGAGGACATCGACAAGAAGAAATACGGTTTCTGGCGCCTCGAGACGCTCCCGATCATTCCGGAGAAATTCGAGCTGAAGCCGATCGAGAGCTCCAAGGATCGCTATAATCTCCTCAAGAAGCTCATCGCCCGGAAGGACATCAAAGAAGTCATCAACGCCTGCGACGCGGGCCGCGAGGGCGAACTCATTTTCAAGAACCTCGCGCTGCTCGCGAAGAACAAGCACCCCGTGAAGCGCCTCTGGCTCTCGTCGATGACCAACGAGGGCATTCGCGAGGCGTTCCTGCACCTGCGCGACGACGCGGAGATGCAAGGCCTGGCCGATGCGGCGCGCTGCCGCAGCGAGAGCGACTGGCTCATCGGTATCAACGGCACGCGCGCCATCACCAAGCGCATGTTCGGCTCGCGCGCCGGCAACGTCGCGTCCGTCGGCCGCGTGCAGACGCCCACCCTCGCGCTCGTCTACGCGCGCGAGCTCGAGATCCGTAATTTCAAGCCGCGCGGCTACTGGCGCGTGACGGCGAAGTTCGGCATCGCGAAGGGCGAATACGAAGGCACCTACCAGCGCCCGGATTTCAAGAAGAGCGACGACGAACACGACCGCATCGATCGCCTTTGGGAGAAAGCCAAGGCCGAGGCGATCGTCGCTGCCTGCGCCGGCCAGCCGCTCGCCGCCGTTTCCGAGGAAAAGAAGGCCAGCTCGCAGATCGCCCCGCGCCTCTACGACCTCACGACCCTCCAGCGCGAGGCGAACGGCCGTTACGGTTTTCCGGCCAAGCGCACGCTGCAGATCGCGCAGGCGCTCTACGAAAAGCACAAGATGATCACCTACCCCCGCACGGACTCGCGGGCGCTGCCGGAGGATTATCTGCCCGTCGTGCGACGCACGCTCCAGAACTTACACGGTGCCCTCGCGCCGCACGCGCACAAGGCGCTCGAACAGGGTTACGTCCAGTTCAACAAGCGCATTTTCAATAACGCGCAAGTCTCCGACCACTTCGCCATCATCCCGACCGAGCACGAGGCGAAGCACCTCGACGAGGCCGAAGCGAAAATCTTCGACATGATCGCGCGGCGCTTCGTCTCAGCGTTCTTCCCTGCGGCGGAGTTCGACGTCACCACACGCACGAGCACGGTCGCCGGTCATAATTTCAAGACCGAGGGCAAGGTCCTCACCGTCCCCGGCTGGCTCGAAGTCTATGGCAAGAGCACGGTCGACGAGGATTCACCGGACTCGAAGGCGCTGCCCGCGATGTCCGCCGACGACGCCGGCAAAGCCAAGACTCTCTCCACCGAACTGCACGAGGAAGCCACCCGCCCGCCGCCGCGCTACACGGAAGCCACGCTGCTTTCGGCGATGGAAACAGCCGGCAAGCTTGTCGACGACGACGAACTCGCCGAGGCGATGAAGGAACGCGGCCTCGGCACGCCCGCGACGCGCGCCGACACGATCGACGGCCTCATCTATCAGAAGTATCTCGACCGCAATCAGCGCGAACTCGTCCCGAGTGCCAAGGCCGAGCAGCTGATCCAGTTTCTCAGCGCCGTGAAGGCCGAGGATATCACCTCGCCCGCGATGACCGGCGAGTGGGAGTTCAACCTCCGCCAGATGGAGCACGGAAAATTCCCGCGCGAGAAATTCATGGCCGAGATCGTCAAGGAGACGAAGGGCATCGTCGAACGCGTGAAGGGTTTCGAGGAAGACGACTCGATCGCGCGCGAGACCGACATCCCCTCGCCCACCGACGGCAAGCCCCTGCGCGAGACGCTCCGCGGCTACAAGTCGCAGGACGGCGAACTCATGATCTACAAGGTCATCGGCGGTCGCCGCATGGAGGAGCACGAGGTCAAGGAACTCGTCTCCACCGGCAAAGTCGGTCCGCTCGACGGCTTCATTTCCGCGAAGACACGCAACCGTTTCTCCGCGCTCCTCAAGCTCAACCAAGTCGAGGAAGAGGAGAAAGACGGCACGAAGACCAAGAAGTGGAAGACCGAGTTCGATTTCGGCGACAAGGCCGACATCAGCGGCCTCACGCCGTTCTGGACGCATCCAGAAACCGGCGCCGAGCTCTGCGAAAACGGCAGCAGCTTCATCCTCCGCGAGCGTGATCCCGCGGCGGAGGGCGGTTGGAAGCAGACGTTCCGCCTCGGCCGCATCCTCTGTCAGAAGCCGATCACGCACGAAATGGCGATCGACCTCATCTCGAAGGGCAAGACCGGCCTCATCCAAGGCTTCATCTCGAAAAAAGGCCGTCCGTTCGATGCGTTCCTCAAACACGAAGGCGCGCGCATCGCGTGGGAATTCCCGCCGCGCGCCCCGAAGCTCGACAAGGACGGCAAGCCCATCGAGCGCAAAGCCCGCGCCAAGGTCGACCTCTCGAAGGCCGCCGTCCTCGGCAAGAGCCCCGCGCACGACGGCGGCGAGTTGGTCGAGCTCGGCGAGGCCTACTACGTGCGCAAGCCCGAGCAGGACAACCGCCAGGTCTTCAAACTCGCGAAGAAACTCTGCGAGCACGACATCGCGCCTGCGGTTGTCCAGAAGCTCCTCGCCGACGGCAAGAGCGACCTCATCGAGGGCTTCGTGTCAAAACGCGGCAACAAGTTCAGCGCCTACCTCGTGCTCTCCGCGAAGAAGGACAAGGCCGAGTTCGAGTTCCCACCACGGTAG
- a CDS encoding alanine--glyoxylate aminotransferase family protein, with protein sequence MPYKLYIPGPIAVSEKTLRAMAQPMIGHRGSEFIALYRTLTPQLQALFGTQNSVYLATSSAWGVMEGTLRNVVRKKVLCCMNGAFSDKWLDVARRCGLDAAGLQFEWGQPVDPAALRAELSKGGYDAVTIIHNETSCGCMSDLPALAAVLREFPDVIAIVDTVSSFSAVPINQDALGLDIVLAGSQKALALPPGLTVFSVSKRARERAATSPTRGYYFDLLEFEKNHEGGMTPSTPVIPLIYALRSKLDDIAAEGLEARYARHVRLNRTVRDWGYARGFKLFPEERFASVSLNCFANTRGIDLPALNTKLKARGFLIDGGYGKLKGKTFRISNMGDETEATIAELLAALDASLAEIGA encoded by the coding sequence ATGCCCTACAAGCTCTACATCCCGGGTCCGATCGCCGTTTCCGAGAAAACCCTGCGCGCCATGGCGCAGCCGATGATCGGCCATCGCGGCAGCGAATTCATCGCGCTCTACCGCACGCTCACGCCGCAGTTGCAGGCGTTGTTCGGCACCCAAAACTCCGTCTACCTCGCGACCAGCAGCGCGTGGGGCGTCATGGAAGGCACGCTCCGCAACGTCGTGCGCAAAAAAGTCCTCTGCTGCATGAACGGCGCGTTTTCCGACAAGTGGCTCGACGTCGCGCGCCGCTGCGGCCTCGACGCCGCCGGCCTGCAATTCGAGTGGGGCCAGCCGGTCGACCCCGCCGCGCTCCGCGCCGAACTTTCCAAGGGCGGCTACGACGCCGTCACGATCATTCACAACGAAACCTCCTGCGGCTGCATGAGCGACCTGCCCGCGCTCGCCGCGGTGCTGCGCGAGTTTCCCGACGTAATCGCGATCGTCGACACCGTCAGCTCCTTCAGCGCCGTGCCGATCAACCAGGACGCGCTCGGCCTCGACATCGTGCTCGCCGGTTCGCAAAAGGCGCTCGCGCTCCCGCCGGGCCTCACGGTGTTTTCCGTCTCGAAGCGCGCGCGCGAGCGCGCCGCGACGTCGCCGACGCGCGGTTACTATTTCGACCTCCTCGAATTCGAGAAAAACCACGAAGGCGGCATGACGCCCAGCACGCCGGTCATCCCGCTGATCTACGCGTTGCGCTCCAAGCTCGACGACATCGCCGCCGAGGGACTCGAAGCCCGCTACGCCCGCCATGTGCGCCTCAACCGCACGGTGCGCGACTGGGGCTATGCGCGAGGATTCAAACTGTTTCCGGAAGAGCGCTTCGCGTCGGTCTCGCTGAACTGTTTCGCGAACACGCGCGGCATCGACCTGCCCGCGCTGAACACGAAATTGAAGGCGCGCGGCTTCCTGATCGACGGCGGCTACGGCAAGCTGAAGGGAAAGACCTTCCGCATCTCGAACATGGGAGACGAAACCGAAGCCACCATCGCCGAACTCCTCGCCGCCCTCGACGCGTCGCTGGCGGAGATCGGTGCGTAA
- the lpxK gene encoding tetraacyldisaccharide 4'-kinase has translation MPNRWFRTKLNEFEQFGIDVIMGKREGFGALVFAGFLQMCSYLFSGIAQARLWLYRKRIFHDTPLGCLVVVVGNLTVGGTGKTPVVEMFARALRDRGRKVAILSRGYKSKAPPLWKRLWHDFTHQEAEPPRIVSDGERLLLDSELAGDEPFMLAKNLPGVVVLVDKDRVKAGAYAIKRFGCDTLVLDDGFQYLPLKGRLNLLLVDKTNPFGNGFLLPRGILREPVKHLKRASYVFLTKSNGHRDEELEHLIRHYNPHAEIIECAHRPQFLQRVGNGEKRPLEDLKGRRIAAFSGIATPESFERFLREGGAHLVYARRFLDHYRFTSDDLREVYAEAEEAGAEFIVTTEKDAVRIAPADAAPSRPLYFLRLEIEILRGAADFQEAVGKICFPRGLPANELPEPDDEAAVAAK, from the coding sequence ATGCCCAACCGCTGGTTTCGCACCAAGCTCAACGAATTCGAGCAGTTCGGCATCGACGTCATCATGGGGAAGCGCGAGGGCTTCGGCGCGCTGGTCTTCGCGGGGTTCCTGCAGATGTGCTCGTATCTTTTCAGCGGCATTGCGCAGGCCCGGCTGTGGCTTTACCGGAAGCGCATCTTCCACGACACGCCGCTCGGCTGCCTCGTCGTGGTGGTGGGCAACCTCACCGTCGGCGGCACCGGCAAGACTCCCGTGGTGGAGATGTTCGCGCGTGCGCTGCGCGACCGCGGGCGCAAGGTCGCGATCCTCAGCCGCGGCTACAAGAGCAAGGCGCCGCCGCTCTGGAAGCGGCTGTGGCACGACTTCACGCACCAGGAGGCCGAGCCGCCGCGCATCGTGAGCGATGGCGAGCGGCTGTTGCTCGACTCCGAGCTGGCGGGCGACGAGCCGTTCATGCTCGCGAAGAATCTCCCCGGCGTCGTCGTGCTCGTGGACAAGGACCGCGTGAAGGCCGGCGCGTATGCGATCAAGCGTTTCGGCTGCGACACGCTCGTGCTCGACGACGGCTTCCAATACCTGCCGCTCAAGGGCCGGCTCAATCTGCTGCTCGTCGACAAGACGAACCCGTTCGGCAACGGTTTCCTGCTGCCGCGCGGCATTCTGCGCGAGCCGGTGAAGCACCTGAAGCGCGCGTCCTACGTTTTCCTCACCAAGTCGAATGGCCACCGCGACGAGGAACTCGAGCACCTGATCCGTCACTACAACCCGCACGCGGAAATCATCGAGTGCGCGCATCGGCCGCAGTTCCTCCAGCGCGTCGGCAACGGCGAGAAGCGGCCACTGGAGGATCTCAAAGGGCGGCGCATCGCGGCGTTCAGCGGCATCGCGACGCCGGAGAGTTTCGAGCGCTTCCTGCGCGAGGGTGGGGCGCACCTCGTCTACGCGCGACGGTTTCTCGACCACTATCGTTTCACGTCGGACGATTTGCGCGAGGTCTACGCCGAGGCGGAGGAGGCCGGCGCAGAGTTCATCGTCACGACCGAGAAGGATGCCGTGCGCATCGCACCGGCCGATGCGGCTCCGTCGCGCCCGCTGTATTTCCTTCGGCTCGAGATCGAGATCCTGCGCGGGGCGGCGGATTTTCAGGAGGCGGTGGGGAAAATCTGTTTTCCGCGCGGGCTGCCGGCCAACGAGCTGCCGGAGCCCGACGACGAGGCCGCGGTCGCGGCCAAGTGA